The Pantoea trifolii nucleotide sequence CTGCTGGGTTCAGGTTCAATTCTGCGTCACGTGCGTGAAGCCGCGCAGATCCTGGCGAAAGATTACGGCATCGGTTCTGACGTCTACAGCGTGACCTCGTTCACCGAGCTGGCGCGTGATGGTCAGGATTGTGAGCGCTGGAACATGCTGCATCCAACAGAAACCCCGCGCGTTCCGTACATCGCTCAGGTGATGAACGAAGCTCCGGCCGTCGCGTCAACCGATTACATGAAGCTGTTCGCAGAACAGGTTCGCAGCTACGTGCCTTCCAGCGATTATCGCGTGTTGGGTACTGATGGCTTCGGTCGTTCCGACAGCCGTGAAAACCTGCGTCACCACTTCGAAGTGGATGCATCGTATGTGGTTGTGGCTGCGCTGGGTGAGCTGGCTAAACGCGGCGAAATCGATAAGAAAGTGGTGGCAGAAGCAATCACCAAGTTCAATATCGACGCCGATAAAGTTAACCCGCGTCTGGCTTAAGAGGTAAGAGAGTAATGGCTATCGAAATTAACGTACCAGACATCGGGGCAGACGAAGTTGAAGTCACCGAAATCCTGGTCAAGGTGGGCGACAAAGTTGAAGCTGAACAGTCGCTGATCACCGTGGAAGGCGATAAAGCTTCCATGGAAGTGCCTTCGCCGCAGGCGGGCGTGGTTAAAGAGATCAAAATCTCTACCGGCGACAAAGTAGAAACCGGCAAACTGATCATGATTTTTGACGCTGAAGGTGCCGCAGAAGCGGCGCCAGCGCCAGCCGAAGAGAAGAAAGCGGAAGCCGCTCCTGCTCCAGCAGCCGCTGCTGCTGCGGTCAGCAAAGAGGTCAACGTACCGGACATCGGCGGCGACGAAGTTGAAGTCACTGAGATCCTGGTGAAAGTTGGCGACAAAGTTGCTGCTGAGCAGTCGCTGATCACCGTTGAAGGCGACAAAGCCTCAATGGAAGTGCCAGCCCCGTTCGCGGGCGTGGTGAAAGAGATCAAAATTGCCACCGGCGATAAAGTGAACACCGGCTCGCTGATCATGGTGTTCGAAGCAGAAGGCGCAGCGCCAGCCGCTGCCGCTCCAGCAGCCAAACAGGAAGCCGCACCCGCTGCAGCTCCTGCGGCTTCTGGCGCCAAAGACGTCAACGTGCCGGACATTGGTGGCGACGAAGTTGAAGTCACCGAGATCCTGGTGAAAGTGGGCGACAAAGTCGCTGCTGAGCAATCACTGATCGTGGTTGAAGGTGACAAAGCCTCAATGGAAGTGCCTGCACCGTTCGCCGGTACCGTGAAAGAGCTGAAAGTGGCGACTGGCGATAAAGTCAGCACCGGTAAGCTGATCATGGTGTTCGAAGTGGAAGGCGCGGCACCAGCTGCGGCGCCTGCCGCTAAGCAGGAAGCAGCTCCAGCGGCAGAAGCAGCGAAACCTGCAGCGGCTCCAGCAGCAGCGAAAGCGGATGCAAAAGGCGAGTTCGCTGAGAACGACGCTTACGTACACGCTACGCCGGTGATTCGTCGCCTGGCGCGCGAGTTCGGTGTGAATCTGGCGAAAGTCAAAGGCACCGGCCGTAAAGGTCGCATCCTGAAAGAAGACGTGCAGACTTACGTTAAAGACGCGGTGAAACGCGCTGAAGCGGCTCCGGCTGCAGCAGCCAGCGGCGGAAGCCTGCCAGGTCTGTTGCCTTGGCCGAAAGTGGACTTCAGCAAGTTCGGCGAAATCGAAGAAGTGGAACTGGGCCGTATCCAGAAAATCTCGGGTGCTAACCTGAGCCGTAACTGGGTGGTTATCCCGCACGTTACGCACTTCGACAAAACCGATATCACCGATCTGGAAGCGTTCCGCAAACAGCAGAATGCCGAAGCTGAGAAACGCAAACTGGATGTGAAATTCACACCAGTGGTGTTCATCATGAAAGCCGTTGCCGCTGCGCTTGAGCAGATGCCACGCTTCAACAGTTCACTGTCTGAAGATGCACAGAAACTGACGCTGAAGAAATACATCAACATCGGTGTGGCGGTTGATACGCCAAACGGTCTGGTGGTTCCAGTGTTCAAAGATGTGAACAAGAAAGGCATCACTGAACTGTCTCGCGAGCTGATGGCGATTTCCAAGAAAGCGCGTGATGGCAAGCTGACCGCTGGCGATATGCAGGGCGGTTGCTTCACCATCTCCAGCCTTGGCGGCCTGGGCACCACGCACTTCGCGCCAATCGTCAACGCGCCGGAAGTGGCTATCCTCGGTGTTTCCAAGTCAGCGATGGAGCCGGTGTGGAACGGTAAAGAGTTTGAGCCGCGTCTGATGATGCCGATCTCACTCTCCTTCGACCACCGCGTGATCGACGGTGCTGATGGTGCGCGCTTTATCACCATCATCAACAACACACTGTCCGACATTCGCCGTCTGGTGATGTGAAGTTAATCAAGGCCGGCGAAAGCCGGCCTTGTTGTAAGCATTCAATGTTGCCGCGGTTGGCAGTTTGTTAACAATTCTGTAAACTCTCGCGGTGAAATGTCCCGGCGGATATAGGGCATTAGAGCTTGGGAAAAGCTTTCTCCTGACTGCCGGTAATCAAACAAGAGGTCATGATGAGTACAGAGATTAAAACTCAAGTCGTGGTACTTGGGGCAGGTCCTGCAGGTTACTCTGCAGCCTTCCGTTGCGCTGATTTAGGTCTGGAAACCGTAATCGTTGAGCGTTACAGCACCCTCGGCGGTGTTTGTCTGAACGTAGGCTGTATCCCGTCAAAAGCGCTGCTGCACGTCGCCAAAGTGATCGACGAAGCAAAAGCCCTGGAAGAGCACGGTATCGTGTTTGGCCAGCCGCAAACTGACATCGACAAAATTCGTTCGTGGAAAGAGAAGGTTATTAACCAGCTCACTGGCGGCCTCGCAGGCATGGCGAAAGGTCGTAAAGTGAAAGTGGTTACTGGCCTCGGCAAATTCACCGGTGCTAACACGCTGGTGGTTGAAGGTGAAGGTGGCGCAACCACCATTAACTTCGATAACGCGATCATCGCGGCCGGTTCTCGTCCAATCGAACTGCCATTCATTCCGCACAACGATCCGCGCGTGTGGGACTCTACCGATGCGCTGGAACTGAAAGAAGTGCCGAAGCGTCTGCTGGTAATGGGCGGCGGTATCATCGGTCTGGAAATGGCCACCGTTTATAAAGCGCTGGGTTCAGAGATCGACGTGGTTGAGATGTTTGACCAGGTGATCCCGGCTGCCGATAAAGACGTGGTGAAAGTCTTCACCAAGCGTATCAGCAAGAAATTCAACCTGATGCTGGAAACCAAAGTCACCGCTGTTGAAGCGAAAGACGACGGTATCTACGTCTCGATGGAAGGCAAAAAAGCACCAGCTGATGCACAGCGTTACGACGCGGTGCTGGTGGCGATTGGTCGCGTACCGAACGGTAAAGGCCTTGATGCCGGTAAAGCTGGCGTGGAAGTGGACGATCGCGGCTTCATCCGCGTCGATAAGCAGATGCGCACCAACGTACCGCACATCTATGCTATCGGCGACATCGTGGGTCAGCCAATGCTGGCGCACAAAGGTGTGCACGAAGGCCACGTAGCGGCGGAAGTGATCTCGGGCCTGAAGCACTACTTCGATCCGAAAGTGATCCCATCCATTGCTTACACCGAGCCAGAAGTTGCCTGGGTTGGTCTGACCGAGAAAGAAGCCAAAGAGAAAGGCATCAGCTATGAAGTCTCCACCTTCCCGTGGGCAGCTTCAGGCCGTGCTATCGCTTCTGATTGTGCAGACGGTATGACCAAACTGATCTTCGACAAAGAAACTCACCGTGTTATCGGTGGTGCGATTGTCGGTACCAACGGCGGCGAGCTGCTGGGTGAAATCGGTCTGGCGATTGAAATGGGCTGTGATGCCGAAGATATCGCCCTGACCATTCACGCGCACCCAACGTTGCATGAGTCTGTCGGCCTGGCTGCCGAAGTGTTCGAAGGTAGCATCACTGACCTGCCGAACCCAAAAGCGAAAAAGAAATAAGTTTGCGCTTTGAATAAATTAACGGCTCCTTTAAGGAGCCGTTTTTTATTAGCGGTTCTATTTAAATAAACAAGTAAAAAAGGCGCGTGAGCTAACACATGCGCAATGCCGGAATAGCGGGAGCGAACCCCCGCTAGTGAAGTTTTACTGTTGTGCTTCGTAAGCCATAACAGCCGATAATTCAGCAGTGAATATCCGTAATCGTAACTCGCAGAGTGAACTGCGATTAACCAGACACAATCCTAATAGAATGAGCCCGCTGATAATCAGCTTGCTGAATATAGACTTCATAGTCACGTTCCTCTTGATTTAGCACGAGCAAGCGACTACCCTGACATTTCTCACGTGTAGGGAAGTGCGCTTGCCCGTGCGGTTAATGAAAGTTAACTGCACGGTTTCCGCTCTCCACAACCTACCTCAATAATTTCTGACTTAAGGCAGATTGCCTCAAGCGCCCGCAGGCAGTCTACGCCAAACTTCTTTTATTTCACCTTAATTTTTAAATTATTTATAATTAATGGATTTATATATTATCTAACCATTTAAATAGAATGCGTAATGGGTGTTTTTAAATAAAGGTTAATTTCTTTAAGCCAATCAATAAAATGCCTCAGTGGCGCGGAAAGATATTTACGACTCGGATAATAGAGCCAGAATCCTTCTTCTAACTGAGTGAAGTCCGCCAGTATTTCCACTAACTCACCGCGAATTAAATCTTCCCGCACCGT carries:
- a CDS encoding Hok/Gef family protein, producing MKSIFSKLIISGLILLGLCLVNRSSLCELRLRIFTAELSAVMAYEAQQ
- the lpdA gene encoding dihydrolipoyl dehydrogenase — translated: MSTEIKTQVVVLGAGPAGYSAAFRCADLGLETVIVERYSTLGGVCLNVGCIPSKALLHVAKVIDEAKALEEHGIVFGQPQTDIDKIRSWKEKVINQLTGGLAGMAKGRKVKVVTGLGKFTGANTLVVEGEGGATTINFDNAIIAAGSRPIELPFIPHNDPRVWDSTDALELKEVPKRLLVMGGGIIGLEMATVYKALGSEIDVVEMFDQVIPAADKDVVKVFTKRISKKFNLMLETKVTAVEAKDDGIYVSMEGKKAPADAQRYDAVLVAIGRVPNGKGLDAGKAGVEVDDRGFIRVDKQMRTNVPHIYAIGDIVGQPMLAHKGVHEGHVAAEVISGLKHYFDPKVIPSIAYTEPEVAWVGLTEKEAKEKGISYEVSTFPWAASGRAIASDCADGMTKLIFDKETHRVIGGAIVGTNGGELLGEIGLAIEMGCDAEDIALTIHAHPTLHESVGLAAEVFEGSITDLPNPKAKKK
- the aceF gene encoding pyruvate dehydrogenase complex dihydrolipoyllysine-residue acetyltransferase; the encoded protein is MAIEINVPDIGADEVEVTEILVKVGDKVEAEQSLITVEGDKASMEVPSPQAGVVKEIKISTGDKVETGKLIMIFDAEGAAEAAPAPAEEKKAEAAPAPAAAAAAVSKEVNVPDIGGDEVEVTEILVKVGDKVAAEQSLITVEGDKASMEVPAPFAGVVKEIKIATGDKVNTGSLIMVFEAEGAAPAAAAPAAKQEAAPAAAPAASGAKDVNVPDIGGDEVEVTEILVKVGDKVAAEQSLIVVEGDKASMEVPAPFAGTVKELKVATGDKVSTGKLIMVFEVEGAAPAAAPAAKQEAAPAAEAAKPAAAPAAAKADAKGEFAENDAYVHATPVIRRLAREFGVNLAKVKGTGRKGRILKEDVQTYVKDAVKRAEAAPAAAASGGSLPGLLPWPKVDFSKFGEIEEVELGRIQKISGANLSRNWVVIPHVTHFDKTDITDLEAFRKQQNAEAEKRKLDVKFTPVVFIMKAVAAALEQMPRFNSSLSEDAQKLTLKKYINIGVAVDTPNGLVVPVFKDVNKKGITELSRELMAISKKARDGKLTAGDMQGGCFTISSLGGLGTTHFAPIVNAPEVAILGVSKSAMEPVWNGKEFEPRLMMPISLSFDHRVIDGADGARFITIINNTLSDIRRLVM